In Ostrinia nubilalis chromosome 12, ilOstNubi1.1, whole genome shotgun sequence, one DNA window encodes the following:
- the LOC135076766 gene encoding ras-related protein Rab-18A, whose translation MDYVTNLKILVIGESGVGKSSIILAFTTGDYNASFPATIGVDYKCKVMDVNGVKVKLGIWDTAGQERYRTLTSSFYRDAHGAILVYDISEPKSLDKLKEWVEELQVYSTKKNIVCLVVGNKIDKPRAVPREKGQAFAQKHRMLFIESSAKTQEGISLAFEELVQKIIETPGLWETSGPSSNIRITNEERRQQEASSCYDYTCSI comes from the exons ATGGATTATGTTACCAATCTGAAGATCCTGGTGATCGGCGAGAGTGGTGTTGGAAAGTCTAG CATTATCCTAGCGTTCACAACTGGTGACTACAATGCATCGTTCCCCGCTACCATCGGAGTTGACTACAAATGTAAGGTGATGGACGTGAACGGAGTTAAAGTTAAGCTCGGCATTTGGGACACAGCGGGACAGGAACGATACAGAACGCTCACATCTAGTTTTTACAG agaTGCCCATGGTGCAATATTAGTGTATGACATATCAGAACCAAAATCTCTGGACAAACTAAAGGAATGGGTAGAGGAATTGCAAGTTTATTCAACGAAGAAAAATATTGTCTGTTTAGTTGTCGGAAACAAAATTGATAag CCTAGGGCAGTGCCTCGTGAAAAAGGCCAGGCGTTCGCTCAGAAGCACAGGATGCTGTTCATAGAAAGCAGCGCCAAAACTCAGGAGGGGATCAGCTTGGCTTTTGAGGAACTGGTGCAGAAG ATCATTGAAACCCCTGGACTCTGGGAGACCTCCGGGCCCTCCTCAAACATCCGGATAACCAACGAGGAGAGAAGGCAGCAAGAGGCCTCCTCCTGTTACGACTACACCTGTTCCATATAA